The DNA window ATATTCATGGATTGGCGTACTCAATATACTTATGGGGGCCTTTCTCCCCAAACTGGTCTGTAGATTTGACATAATCCCAGaaaaatttcagaaagctttaTTTAATAGAAAGTCATATACTGGTTCTAAgatgattctaaaattcatatggaattgcTAACAACCTAGAATAGATAAAGCTATTTTTAGGGATGTGTGTTGAATAAAAAAGGGGTTGTAATAACATTTATAGACAGAGAACAAAGGTTATTTTAAGGAATACAGTCAGAGAACACATTGGTGAGGTGTTAAATAGACAGGTTAAGGTAAAGCAGAGAattttgatcattggactgagatGGAATATTACCATATATTCTTGGTATAAAGATTTGTCAAGTCACAGGGCTGTTCTTTGTCAAGCTATGGATGGCTCACCAAATGCAACATATATCCCAGAAAGTTCATCTATAGTCATGAGATTTCTAGGTCAGACACAAAAATGTGGAAACTCTAATGAGAAGCTTTGTGTAGGAACCTGGAGGAATGAGCTGATGATCTTGACACTTTTAAAAAACCACAAATCAGTTTGCCAAAGATATAATACCTGACCTGAGTCTTTAAGGAAAATCAGAAAGCAGACAGTGCTGATGACCTATTTATCTTTCCCGACCCTGCACGGCGGCCCAGGAAGTTGATGAGTAAGTAGTCAGGTTCCCACAATCTGGCTTCTGATTGATTTGGCAAGTGAGATGGACCACCAGGAAATCAGTCAATAGTGGGATGTAAGGCCACTTATTCTCCTGTCTGCCACCCTGGTCCTGGGGGCTTGGCAGTCCTGTTAGGACCACAGCTTCTGCTAAATAGCATTTATGTCCTGCTCAGGGTCTCACTGCACCTGGTAGCTTCTGCCTGCTGCCCCTGAAGGGCTTCTGCCtgctgccccacccccaccccaccttggctGGCCTCATCATGTTCCAGTTAGCACACTGGCTTTCTGAAACAGCATCTGTGTTGAAATGGCACAGTACGTTCATCAATCTATTACTCACTATACATTTAAGTGTGCTacccatttctcctctgaactctAAAACAGAAGCCTATTTAAGGTAGAATGTAAGGATGAAATACGGTGAGGAAAAGTGAGAGATTTCTGGTGATTTCAGGTAGATCCATATGGATTGATCATGCACTACGGTGTGTGGTTAATGTGAGGAGAGGACACTGGATAGGTGTCTTAGCTCAaggtactgtaacaaaataccatggctgagtggcTCACACTGAAGGCACGTATTTCTCACAGTCCTAAAGCCTGGGAAGCCTAAGATCTAGCCATTGACCAGTTTGGTTCCTAGTGAAGGCCATCTTCGTGGTTTGCAGATGGAAAGCTTTTTGCTGTCTTCACAAGGCAGAGAGTGCGCTATCTCATCCTCTCGACTCCTTAGGACACTAAGCGCATGATGAGTGTCCAAGCCTGTACACTCAGGTAACCCTAATAACCGCTACAGGTACCAACTCCAAATGCCATCCTAATGGCAGGGCTTCAAAATATAAgtggaaacaggaaaaaattcaGTACACGCCAAGGGGTTAATATGAGGAAGTTCATACAAGGAACACTGGCCTACACTTAGAAGACTGTGATCTATCAACAGATGGTGAGTGAAGGGCAACAGGGAGGTGGCATTTTAGAATgtcagagaaaaaggacactgagagaACTGTACttgcatgaagaaaaaaaaaaaaaaaagctgaggcCATGAACACCACTTGGGGAATCACTCATGGTGTATAAAGTAGTCTCAGCGAAAATAAAGACAGGAAAATTTAACAAGTCAGTCTCAATGGAAAGtacagatttatatatatatttttataattgaatTTATGTCTTGGACATTTTTATTTCCCAGAAcattacaaaatatattcaatgaCTACTTACTGGAAGAACAAGCACAGTGGAACTTTGGAAAAACACAAGTAAGGTGGTGTGGATTGATCTTTCCTAGAAACttcatttcattaatttaaaattaaattaaatttaattaaactaaATTTAATTGAACTTCATTTCAAGTAACATAGGGTAAGGGTGCCCATATGCCTACAGTGTTTAAACACAGAAAATCCAAAGGCAGCACATGATTGGTCAGCACTGTGCAGATGACCACATCCCATTCTTAAACTGGGCGGAACTCGAGGGCCTGAGAGTATACACTTCGCATCACTCACTCTGTACAATAGAATGGCATGGCCATATATAAAAGGTAGTTtaaaatcctaaaatgatggcaaACAGACACACCCCAGATACTTATGGTTTAAAGTAAGGAGAAAGCTCAGGTTCCAGAATCTCATGGCCAAACCCAAGATCCCCCATGACATGTACTAATATTTAACCACTGCAAAAATAATGCACAAGATCTATTCTGTATGTCCACAGAGAATCACGATGGTCAGTCCCACCAGGCAAGTCTGCCTGCAGTACCTCCAGTGTCCACACTGATACATGAAGAGCTGTGGACATGCTGGTAAGGAGGGAGGCAGTGGGTATGGAAACAGATGCAGTGAACAATGCCATCCTCACTCACTCACACACTGACCCTTCACAGAGCAGACAACCCAGTTTCTATATTGTCACCTgccatctttaatttctttcattcacAGCCCTTATTTCATCTTATAAATGGAAGTTTCAATATGAGTTCACCACCTCACTTTTCTCACAAAAATATAAACACTAGCATTGGCAAGAGTAATTTTTTTCACATTGCTACTGTATTTAGAGTATAGCATGCCTGGATTATTCCTGCTTAATTCTACATCTCCAGTCTAGCATGCTGGCACACAAGGGCTGCTTAGAACTTCACCATCAAAGGCATAACTTCTGAAAAGCAAAAGCTTGATTGCAACAGTGATACTGTCTGGCCCTTCCAAGGCTTCTGCTGATAATTTACCTGAACGTATTGCTCTCCTTAGACTCATAAAGGAAATTTAAAGAGAATTATTGTAATCATGCTAAGGAGTAagtgaatttatatatttaactgACATGAGGATGATCACTACCTTATGAGGGTTTGACTTACAACTTCTCACTGTGAAAATGGTGAGAAAGTGAATGTGTTCAGGAGAAAATGACTTTGGTTTTCAAAGTCTGATTTCATGCTGGGGTAGTGATATGCACTACTGCGCTTTCTGATGAGGCTGGAGAGCGGTGGTGATTGCAGTCCATTTGGCTCCCTTTTCAGGACCATAAAAACTGACACTGTACAGTGTTCTGTATTCAATGAATTAAAtgagatattttaatattttattattaaatagcCCATAGGATAATATAAGTGATCTCATCAAATTCTAGGTAATCTAGGCTCAACTGTGATGTTCAGTAAGTTACCTGCAATAAGCACATTTTTAACATATGAATTTATGATATAGTCACCTTAGTGTGGGCTTATGATAACAACATTGAAAGTTGTATTCATCAAGTGTGGGAAGCCACTCTCGCACATGATTGGGCACCTCCCTGATTGGGTGTGAGGCGTTCTGGCCAAACTATGTTGGAGCTTATCCCCACCCTCTCCAGGTACGagagcctgtccgtgtgggggtgtgaatgaccattgaccctgagaccaatcactgaccctgaccttggaatgctgcccccctcgaccttcattgggtggaattttttcccctgaatttcttgttccccaataaaaggccactccctggcgtgccctctctctctctctcctgctagtcctgaggaAGCCTTGCTGCCCCACCGGGTAGTTAGAGGCGAGAGCTAGAGGAGGGCTTTCTCAGACCTggtcaaagaaaaaggtaattgagtcttgtgtgtttattttgatctcactagttaacttctatgctACGAACCTCTTGTATGAAATCAGTGTGCTGGCCGTGCAGTGGAATCAAGAACACTGTCCAATGCAGTGTAGGAAATATAATAAGTGACAAAGGCAAAAACTAGAGCCAGACTCACATAGCAAGGCCTTATGAAGACATTATCACACACCTCTGAAAGCAGATAATGTTCCTCAGTGAATAAAATGGATCaagatgaaaacacagacatcctGTAAATTTGTCTCTAAATACTGGTAGAATAGAATACATTGTGAGTCACAAAAATGAACAGGACTTCCCTATTGTCACTAAGATGACTGACTTATATATCTCATAAATTAGGTTTGCTTTCTTTCCATTACTTTGGCTTCCGGTAGAACTAATATGGTTACCAAAGATCAAATGCATTCAGCCCATCAGCACATCCAACAGAAGGAGATGCCTCACTGCACCATCCAAGCCAATCCCTAAACAAATACCCATCCTGATGGACATTGTATGGAGAATGCCTTCACTGATGAGCCACACAGCCATTTACAGATGTTGGATGGACTGACTAGTTCACTGCATCCTGTTTGACAAAAACTATGGCCTTGGTGGAAGGACAAGTTACAATCAAAATAAACACTTGGATGAGAATTAAAATttatatgagaaaaaaacacCTTTAGTTGTGAGCACCTAATGATGATCAACCTCAAACAAAAAGTGTGGCAAACTTATAAATTGATCCAATCCACATTTATGATGGGATATTTGCAGATATCTTCTCAgtaaatgaaaaagacaacatTTGTTAATCTACCAATTGTTTAGAAGGTTAAGAAAACCCTTTCTTTAAAAAGGTACAAAATCCCATtcgaaaaatatatatacatcaagattataaaaaagaagtcacactgacatttaaaaatgtcatttgttttgaaaaaagaaagatgAGTAAATATCTGTAAAAGGTAAGAACCTGACACATGAGCCCCACAGGAAAATCATAATTAACAAAATCTCATTTTCAATGGCCCCATTAACCACACAGTGGTTGATTAGAAATACATTTCTAATTGACAGATTCAACAAGTTTCAAAATGAAAGGAGAAAAACTCATTATGTGATTTAAAATGAAACTATTAAACTCACACTACTTAAACAAAACTTCTGTAAGTATGTGCCCTCAATATTTACTTTCAAAAGTAAAAATTAGCAAAAGTTTAGGGATCTACTTTAAGAATGAGCCACTGGGGCTGGgtatggctctgtggtagagtgctcacctaccacgtgcaaggccctgggttcaatcctcaggtccacatataaataaaggtatcatgtgcaactacaactaaaaaataaatattaaaaaaagaatgagccACTGATAAATGTTATATTCATAAAccgtagaacattttcttcagctTGTGTATCTTCTTCAGCATTCTACACACATTCTTTTGCATCAAGATCTTTATTGCTTACATTTATAGGACTGCTCTATATGAAGACTTGGAAACTATTTGTTACAAATGACAACTGTcttatatatttcacatttataaggTTTTGATCCAGTGAGCATTCTTAAATGTGGGACAATTAAAGACTTCTCCACATCTGTTCTCTTCAAGGATTCTCACTATGCTGTGTTCTTTTATATCTGTGAATCGAACcaagatgaacagaggcattcCCGCAGGCTTTACATTGATAGGAGCATTATCACGTAGGCAAATAAAGTGAAGCCTTCCCACATTCTATATTTAGGGATTCTCTACAGTGTGAGTCCTTTTACCTCAGGTTTATGGTAACACCATTGGAAGTTAGAGAAAATCTACAGTTATAGATAAATGTTAGGTGCATCATAGGAAATACTTGAGTTTATAATAAGAGATAAAGACAAAAACAGACCCAGAAGACTGGAGTCAGCCTCACACTTCCAGCAAGGCCAAGACTTATGAGACATGTCACATACCTCTGACAGCAGATAATGCCCCCCAGTGACTAGGATGGATCAAGGCAAAAAACAAAGACATCTAgtatatgtgtttttaaaattggtAAAAATGAAAGACATTCTGAACCCCCCAATCCTAAATAAGGAAAGTTCCACTCTTCTCACTGTGAAACTGGCTGGTGCTTCTCATGAATTAGGTCTTTCTTCACCCCCATTATTTTGGCCTTCCAGGTAAGAACCTTATGGTTACCAAGAATAAGTTGTATCCACCTTCTCGGTGCATCCACTGAATAGTTACCAATCCTTCGAAACCAACACCAATCCTATAGAGAATGTTATTACTGATGAACCAAACAATTAGTTATGGTGGGTGGAGAGATTTTTTACAATAATTAATTCatataaactgaaaaaaaactGTGGTCCGGTGGTCTCTGGCAAGAGGAAACTCACACCAACATGATGTATCTTTTGGTATGATGACTGAGGAACAAATTACAATCAAAAAGTTTTCACAATGTAAGCATGAAGGATATAATTTATATGAGGAAAAAACACCTTAAATTTTAAGCACATAACCACAATGATTcaatatcaaagaaaaaatatggTAAACATATAAATTAATCCATGATTATGATGGGATATTTGCAGATTATCTTCttagaaaatgagaaaatgaagaaGACATTTGTTAATCTACAAAttggaagaatttttaaaaaccctttcTAAAAAAGCATGTATAGAAATCTTGTTGAAGAAAATATATATCGAgaagtaaaaaatataaaaatcatgaaAAATGTCATTTGTTTTGATAGGCATATATATGATATGAACACACACATCCTGCCACATGATCCCAATAGAAAAATCCCAACAATCAATAAAAACTAATTTTTTGACAGCTCATTAAccacaattatttaaaaattaagccAACTGGCATATTACAAATAAATTCCACTTCAATCAATATGCtaaaaatgaaagaagccagtgtggtggtacatgcttataattccaactcaggaggctaaggcaagccTCAGAAACCTAGCATgatcccgtctcaaaataaaaaaaaaaaaataagaactggagatgtagctcagtaggaaAGAGCCCCTGGGGATCAATCCCTGGtgctaaaataagaaaaaaggagaaaaactttGCTCCCCGATTTAAAAACATACTATTaccaggtgtgatggtgcatgtGTCATCCCAGCAGTTCACGAGGCTGAGacagggatcacaagttcaaagccaccctcagcaattaaacaaagtcctaagcaacttagcaagaccccgtctcaaaatgaaaacaaaatactaCCTATTAAACTTACACAGTATTGCttgaacaaaacaaaattatgtcACCTCAACATTTATTATCAAGAGTAAAATCGGCAATATCCCAGAGATTTAATTTATGAAACActgataaacacacacacaaatatattttatttccttcagcttgtgtattttCTGAAGCATGCTTCAAAACTTACTTTGCTTCAAGCTCTTCATATTATTTGCATTTATAAGATCCCACTACATGTGGAACTTCCACAGGACTTAGAAAGTTATTCTTATAACTGAggacttttttgtattttcatttataagGCTTTAATCCAATGTGCATTCTTACACAGAGGCCAACTAAAGACTTATGTGCACCTCTTTTATTCTAGATTTCTTTCCATGTTGTGTTCTTTTAGGTCTGTGAATTGAACCAAGATAACTAGAGGCATTCCCATGTGCTTTACATGTATAAAAGGGCTCTCCACTCTGCATTCTCATTTTTGATAAAAGGCCACAGGATAGTAAAAGACTTCCCACATTTCACATTTAAGGTTATAGTGtgagttctttttttaatatttattttttagttgtagttggaaacaatacctttatttcacttatttattcttatgtggtgctaaggatcgaaccccagccccagtgtgAGTTCTTTCATGTTTGTAAAAGGAACTGGATTGACTGAAGGCCTTTCCACATTGCCTACACACATAGGGCTTCTCACCAGTGTGAGTTCGTTCATGTATATGAATGTAACCAGATGAActaaaggctttcccacattgcttacatacatagggtttctctccagtgtgagtccttTCATGTTTTTTGAGGGAACTGGGATGATAGTAGCCTTTCCCACACTGCTTACATACATAGGGTTTCTCTCCACTGTGAGTTCTTTCATGTATCTGAGTGTAACTGTAAGAActaaaggctttcccacattgcttgcatataaagggtttctctccagtgtgagttctttcaTGTATTTGAACATAACTGGAAGAActaaaggctttcccacattgccTACATACAaagggtttctctccagtgtgagttctgttaTGCCTTAGAAAGGAACTATAATCAACAAAAGCTTTCCCACATTGCCTACATACATAGGTTTTTTTTGCAGTGTGAgttttttcatgttttctgaAGGAACTGGGATCACAGAAAGCTTTCCCACACTGGTTACAAACATATGGTTTCTCTCCACTATGAGTTTGTTCATGTCTTCGAAAATTACTCAAAGAAcggaaggctttcccacattgctTACATCCATAAGGTTTCTCTCCACTGTGAGTTCTTTCATGTATTCGAAAGTTACTCAAAGAAAAGAAGGCTCTCCCAcattgcttacattcatagggtttcTCTCCACTGTGAATTCTTTCATGTGTTCGAATGGAACTGTAATCCCTGAAGCCTTTACCACATTGTTTACATACATggggtttctctccagtgtgagtccttTCATGTTTCCGAACAGAACTGGAACAGGCAAAAGATTTCCCACATTGCTTACATTTatagggtttctctccagtgtgagttctttcaTGTATTTGAATATAACTGGAACAACTGAAGGTTTTCCCACATTGCTTACATTCATGGTGTTTATTTCCACTGTGAATTCTTCCATGCTTCAGAAAGCATTTGGTAAAACTGAAGGCTTTCCCATGTTCCTTACATTTATAAGGTTTCTCTCCATATTCCCAATATTCATATGGTTTGTATCCAGAGTGAGCTCTGCGTGTATCATTTAAGGATGAATGACCAATGAGGACTTTTCTACACACAAGCCTTTCATCTGGTTTTATTGAAGGAGTTTTCTTATTCAGGAAAGGATCTGCAGACCAGCTGAATACTTTTCCACATCTGCTACCTAGTTTATATTCAAAGAGTCTCTCTACCACTTGACTtctgt is part of the Callospermophilus lateralis isolate mCalLat2 chromosome 1, mCalLat2.hap1, whole genome shotgun sequence genome and encodes:
- the LOC143392788 gene encoding uncharacterized protein LOC143392788 isoform X1 codes for the protein MESVTFEDVTVNFTLEEWALLDPSQKKLYRNVMRETFRNLASLGRGQEDESIKNDYKNCRRNLRSQVVERLFEYKLGSRCGKVFSWSADPFLNKKTPSIKPDERLVCRKVLIGHSSLNDTRRAHSGYKPYEYWEYGEKPYKCKEHGKAFSFTKCFLKHGRIHSGNKHHECKQCGKTFSCSSYIQIHERTHTGEKPYKCKQCGKSFACSSSVRKHERTHTGEKPHVCKQCGKGFRDYSSIRTHERIHSGEKPYECKQCGRAFFSLSNFRIHERTHSGEKPYGCKQCGKAFRSLSNFRRHEQTHSGEKPYVCNQCGKAFCDPSSFRKHEKTHTAKKTYVCRQCGKAFVDYSSFLRHNRTHTGEKPFVCRQCGKAFSSSSYVQIHERTHTGEKPFICKQCGKAFSSYSYTQIHERTHSGEKPYVCKQCGKGYYHPSSLKKHERTHTGEKPYVCKQCGKAFSSSGYIHIHERTHTGEKPYVCRQCGKAFSQSSSFYKHERTHTGAGVRSLAPHKNK
- the LOC143392788 gene encoding uncharacterized protein LOC143392788 isoform X2; amino-acid sequence: MRETFRNLASLGRGQEDESIKNDYKNCRRNLRSQVVERLFEYKLGSRCGKVFSWSADPFLNKKTPSIKPDERLVCRKVLIGHSSLNDTRRAHSGYKPYEYWEYGEKPYKCKEHGKAFSFTKCFLKHGRIHSGNKHHECKQCGKTFSCSSYIQIHERTHTGEKPYKCKQCGKSFACSSSVRKHERTHTGEKPHVCKQCGKGFRDYSSIRTHERIHSGEKPYECKQCGRAFFSLSNFRIHERTHSGEKPYGCKQCGKAFRSLSNFRRHEQTHSGEKPYVCNQCGKAFCDPSSFRKHEKTHTAKKTYVCRQCGKAFVDYSSFLRHNRTHTGEKPFVCRQCGKAFSSSSYVQIHERTHTGEKPFICKQCGKAFSSYSYTQIHERTHSGEKPYVCKQCGKGYYHPSSLKKHERTHTGEKPYVCKQCGKAFSSSGYIHIHERTHTGEKPYVCRQCGKAFSQSSSFYKHERTHTGAGVRSLAPHKNK